From Jeotgalibaca dankookensis, one genomic window encodes:
- the rpsL gene encoding 30S ribosomal protein S12, with amino-acid sequence MPTINQLVRKPRKSTVQKSDTPALGRGYNSAKKEVTYTNSPQKRGVCTRVGTMTPKKPNSALRKYARVRLSNLLEVTAYIPGIGHNLQEHSVVLIRGGRVKDLPGVRYHIVRGALDTAGVNGRMQSRSKYGAKKPKASKK; translated from the coding sequence ATGCCTACAATTAATCAATTAGTTCGCAAACCTCGTAAATCTACTGTTCAAAAATCCGATACTCCTGCTTTAGGAAGAGGATATAACAGTGCTAAAAAAGAAGTAACATATACAAACTCACCTCAAAAACGTGGTGTTTGTACGCGTGTTGGAACAATGACTCCTAAAAAACCTAACTCGGCTTTGCGTAAATATGCGCGTGTGCGTTTATCAAACCTTTTGGAAGTAACAGCTTATATTCCAGGTATTGGTCATAACTTACAAGAACATAGCGTGGTACTTATTCGCGGTGGACGTGTAAAAGACTTACCAGGGGTACGTTACCATATCGTACGTGGTGCTTTGGATACAGCTGGTGTAAATGGCCGTATGCAATCACGTTCAAAATACGGTGCTAAAAAACCTAAAGCAAGTAAAAAATAA
- the fusA gene encoding elongation factor G, with product MGKREFSLTNTRNIGIMAHIDAGKTTTTERILYYTGRIHKIGETHDGGAQMDWMAQEQERGITITSAATTAQWKGHRVNIIDTPGHVDFTVEVERSLRVLDGAVALLDAQSGVEPQTETVWRQATTYGVPRIVLINKMDKIGADFLYSNSTLHDRLDANAHPIQLPIGSEDNFTGIIDLVQMKAEIYDSEDGREYHEEDIPAEYLEIAEEWNTKLIEAVAETDEEMMMKYLEGEEITIDELKAGIRRATVNVEFFPVLCASAFKNKGVQLALDAVIDYLPAPTDVAAITGIIPETDEEVAVPSDDDEPFAALAFKVMTDPFVGRLTFFRVYSGTLQSGSYVYNATKGKRERVGRILQMHANSRSEIPEVFSGDIAAAVGLKDTGTGDTLCDEKRHIILETMEFPEPVIEVAIEPKSKADQDKMGVALQKLSEEDPTFRAHTNVETGQTVIAGMGELHLDIIVDRMLREFKVEASVGAPQVSYREAFRKTVQAEGKFVRQSGGKGQFGHVWIEFSPNEEGAGFEFENAIVGGVVPREYVPAVEAGLKDSMENGVLAGYPLVDVKAKLYDGSYHDVDSSETAFKVAASLALRNAAKKADPAILEPMMAVEITVPEEYLGDVMGHVSARRGRIEGTTARGNAQIVKGSIPLSEMFGYATTIRSATQGRGTFTMTFDHYEAVPKSIQEEIIEKSGKNA from the coding sequence ATGGGAAAAAGAGAATTCTCTCTAACTAACACGAGAAATATCGGAATCATGGCTCATATTGACGCTGGTAAAACAACGACAACTGAACGTATCCTTTATTACACTGGTCGAATCCATAAAATTGGTGAAACTCACGATGGTGGGGCACAAATGGACTGGATGGCACAAGAGCAAGAACGTGGAATTACGATTACTTCCGCAGCTACAACTGCACAGTGGAAAGGTCACCGCGTAAATATCATTGATACTCCGGGTCACGTTGACTTTACAGTCGAAGTGGAACGTTCTCTACGTGTGCTAGACGGCGCTGTTGCATTGTTAGATGCTCAATCAGGTGTTGAGCCTCAAACTGAAACAGTTTGGCGTCAAGCAACAACATACGGTGTTCCTCGTATTGTTCTAATCAACAAAATGGACAAAATAGGTGCTGACTTCTTGTATTCAAACAGTACGCTTCATGACCGCCTTGATGCTAATGCTCACCCAATCCAATTACCAATTGGATCTGAAGATAACTTCACTGGGATCATTGACTTGGTACAAATGAAAGCAGAAATTTATGATTCAGAAGACGGTAGGGAATACCATGAAGAAGATATTCCAGCGGAGTACTTAGAAATTGCAGAAGAGTGGAATACAAAATTAATTGAAGCTGTTGCGGAAACAGACGAAGAAATGATGATGAAATACCTTGAAGGTGAAGAAATCACTATTGATGAATTAAAAGCTGGTATCCGTCGCGCAACAGTTAACGTAGAATTCTTCCCTGTACTTTGTGCTTCAGCATTTAAAAATAAAGGTGTTCAATTGGCTCTAGATGCTGTTATTGATTACCTACCAGCACCAACTGATGTTGCTGCTATTACAGGTATTATTCCTGAAACAGACGAAGAAGTTGCGGTTCCATCAGATGATGATGAGCCATTTGCAGCACTTGCATTTAAAGTTATGACTGACCCGTTTGTTGGTCGTTTAACATTCTTCCGTGTCTATTCTGGAACATTACAATCTGGTTCTTATGTCTATAATGCTACAAAAGGTAAACGTGAGCGTGTAGGACGTATCCTACAAATGCATGCGAACAGCCGAAGCGAAATTCCTGAGGTATTCTCTGGAGATATCGCTGCAGCAGTTGGATTGAAAGATACCGGTACAGGGGATACGCTATGTGACGAAAAACGTCATATCATCCTTGAAACAATGGAATTCCCAGAACCAGTTATCGAAGTTGCAATTGAGCCTAAATCAAAAGCAGACCAAGACAAAATGGGCGTAGCATTACAAAAACTATCTGAAGAAGATCCAACCTTCCGTGCACATACAAACGTAGAAACAGGTCAAACTGTTATTGCCGGTATGGGAGAGTTGCATTTGGATATCATCGTTGACCGTATGCTACGTGAGTTTAAGGTAGAAGCTTCTGTAGGTGCTCCACAAGTTTCATATCGTGAAGCATTCCGTAAGACTGTTCAAGCTGAAGGTAAATTCGTTCGTCAATCAGGTGGTAAAGGACAATTCGGACACGTTTGGATTGAATTTTCACCTAACGAAGAAGGCGCTGGCTTTGAATTCGAAAATGCAATCGTTGGTGGGGTTGTTCCTCGTGAATACGTCCCAGCAGTTGAAGCAGGTTTGAAAGACTCAATGGAAAATGGTGTTCTTGCTGGATATCCATTAGTTGACGTAAAAGCGAAGCTATATGATGGTTCTTACCATGATGTTGACTCGTCTGAAACAGCATTTAAGGTTGCTGCTTCTCTAGCATTGCGTAATGCTGCTAAGAAAGCTGACCCTGCTATTTTAGAACCGATGATGGCTGTAGAAATTACAGTTCCTGAAGAATATTTAGGAGATGTAATGGGACACGTAAGTGCACGTCGCGGACGTATCGAAGGTACAACTGCTCGTGGTAACGCACAAATCGTTAAAGGAAGTATTCCTTTATCAGAAATGTTTGGTTACGCAACAACAATTCGTTCAGCTACACAAGGACGCGGAACCTTTACAATGACATTTGATCATTACGAAGCAGTTCCAAAATCAATTCAAGAAGAAATCATTGAAAAAAGCGGTAAAAATGCTTAA
- the rpsJ gene encoding 30S ribosomal protein S10, translating into MAKQKIRIRLKAYEHRALDQSADKIVETAKRTGASVSGPIPLPTERELYTVIRSPHKYKDSREQFEILTHKRLIDIINPTSKTVDALMKLDLPSGVDIEIKL; encoded by the coding sequence ATGGCAAAACAAAAAATTCGTATTCGCTTAAAAGCTTACGAACACCGCGCACTAGATCAATCAGCAGACAAGATTGTGGAAACGGCTAAAAGAACAGGAGCTTCTGTTTCAGGTCCAATTCCATTGCCTACTGAAAGAGAATTGTATACAGTGATTCGTTCACCACATAAATATAAAGATTCACGTGAGCAATTCGAGATTCTAACGCACAAACGTTTGATTGATATCATCAACCCAACAAGTAAAACCGTTGATGCATTGATGAAACTAGATTTACCATCTGGCGTAGACATCGAAATCAAACTATAG
- the rplC gene encoding 50S ribosomal protein L3 — MTKGILGKKVGMTQFFTENGELVPVTVIEATPNVVLQVKTVETDGYEAIQLGYQDKREVLTNKPAKGHAAKAKTAPKRFIKEFKDVELGEYEVGKEITVDVFQAGDIIDVTGTSKGHGYQGVIKRHGQSRGPETHGSRYHRRPGSMGGASDPSRVFKGKKLAGQMGGDRTTIQNLEIVKVDVENNVILIKGNVPGSKKSLIEIRSAHKAAK; from the coding sequence ATGACCAAAGGAATCTTAGGCAAAAAAGTAGGTATGACGCAATTCTTTACTGAAAATGGTGAACTAGTACCAGTAACAGTGATCGAAGCTACTCCAAACGTAGTTCTACAAGTTAAAACAGTAGAAACTGATGGATACGAAGCAATTCAATTAGGTTACCAAGATAAACGTGAAGTTTTGACAAACAAACCTGCTAAAGGTCATGCAGCAAAAGCAAAAACTGCCCCTAAGCGCTTCATTAAGGAATTCAAAGATGTTGAGCTGGGAGAGTACGAAGTAGGAAAAGAAATTACAGTAGATGTATTTCAAGCAGGAGACATCATTGATGTCACTGGTACATCTAAAGGACACGGTTACCAAGGCGTAATTAAACGTCATGGCCAATCTCGTGGACCAGAAACACACGGTTCTCGTTACCACCGTCGCCCTGGTTCAATGGGTGGCGCATCTGATCCATCACGCGTTTTCAAAGGGAAAAAGCTTGCTGGTCAAATGGGTGGCGATCGTACAACGATTCAAAACTTAGAAATTGTTAAAGTAGATGTAGAGAACAACGTAATCCTTATTAAAGGAAACGTACCTGGATCTAAAAAATCACTAATCGAAATTCGTTCAGCTCATAAAGCTGCTAAATAA
- the rpsG gene encoding 30S ribosomal protein S7: MPRKGPVAKREVMPDPIYNSKLVTRTINRLMVDGKRGKAATILYNAFDIIKDSTGNEPIEVYEQAMKNIMPVLEVKARRVGGSNYQVPVEVRPERRTALALRWLVNYSRLRGEDTMEERLAKEIMDAANNTGASVRKREDVHKMADANRAFAHYRW; this comes from the coding sequence ATGCCTCGTAAAGGTCCAGTCGCTAAACGTGAAGTTATGCCAGACCCAATTTACAATTCTAAATTGGTTACTCGCACAATCAACCGCCTAATGGTTGATGGAAAACGCGGAAAAGCAGCAACTATTTTATATAATGCATTTGACATCATCAAAGATTCAACTGGTAATGAACCAATTGAAGTTTACGAACAAGCAATGAAAAATATCATGCCTGTTCTAGAAGTAAAAGCTCGTCGTGTAGGGGGTTCTAACTATCAAGTGCCGGTCGAAGTTCGTCCAGAACGTCGTACAGCCTTAGCACTTCGTTGGCTAGTAAACTACTCTCGTCTACGTGGTGAAGATACCATGGAAGAAAGATTAGCTAAAGAAATCATGGATGCAGCAAACAACACAGGTGCATCTGTTCGTAAACGCGAAGATGTACACAAAATGGCAGATGCCAACAGAGCGTTCGCTCACTATCGTTGGTAA
- the hpt gene encoding hypoxanthine phosphoribosyltransferase has product MLHPDIKEVLYSEEDISKVTADLGEILTKEYEGKYPLVIGVLKGAVMFMTDLSRKMDCDLELDFMDVSSYGSGIESTGDVKILKDLDTSIEGRHVLVVEDIIDTGRTLSHLIELFRYRKAKSIKIVTLLDKKERRVVDLKADWVGINVPNEFVVGYGLDFDEKYRNLPYIGVLKEEIYK; this is encoded by the coding sequence ATGTTACATCCAGATATTAAAGAAGTATTGTATTCAGAAGAAGACATTTCGAAGGTAACCGCTGATTTAGGTGAAATCTTGACAAAAGAGTATGAAGGGAAATATCCACTTGTCATCGGCGTACTAAAGGGAGCCGTTATGTTCATGACTGACTTGTCCCGTAAAATGGATTGTGATCTGGAACTGGATTTCATGGATGTTTCAAGTTATGGTTCTGGAATAGAATCAACCGGAGATGTTAAAATATTAAAAGACCTCGATACATCGATAGAAGGTCGCCATGTGTTGGTTGTGGAAGATATTATTGATACCGGTCGGACATTGAGTCATCTCATTGAATTATTCCGTTATCGAAAAGCGAAATCAATTAAGATTGTCACATTATTAGATAAAAAAGAACGCCGTGTAGTGGATTTAAAAGCGGATTGGGTTGGAATCAATGTGCCAAATGAATTTGTAGTGGGCTATGGCTTGGACTTTGATGAAAAATATCGGAACCTTCCTTATATCGGTGTTTTAAAAGAAGAAATTTATAAGTAA
- the lysS gene encoding lysine--tRNA ligase gives MNDQLIIRREKMQQLRDEGKDPFSNGFKRTHLSAELHTAYDELTKEEIEEKHVEVAIAGRIVTKRGKGKVGFAHLQDSQGRIQIYVRKDAVGEEDYNLFDHADLGDIVGVVGSVMKTNTGEVTVKPSQFVHLTKALRPLPDKFHGLTNVEQKYRQRYLDLISNQDSFERFVTRSRVVSEVRHYLNDRGYLEVETPVLHNLAGGATAKPFVTHHNALDMELYMRIALELHLKRLVIGGMEKVYEIGRVFRNEGIDTTHNPEFTMIEVYTAYTDYYDVMELVEGIFQYVTEKVKGTTAITYAGTELNMAGPYARIHMVDAIKEKTGVDFWQEMSDEEARAIAHEHNVPITEHMTYGHVVNEFFEMFVEDELVQPTFIYGHPTAISPLARKNEKDPRFTDRFEFFVVGKEYANAFTELTDPIDQRERFEAQAVEKEQGNEEAHGVDEDFIEALEHGMPPTGGLGIGIDRMVMLLTDSQSIRDILLFPTMRNIEE, from the coding sequence ATGAATGACCAATTGATCATTCGCCGTGAGAAGATGCAACAATTACGCGATGAGGGTAAGGATCCATTTAGTAATGGATTTAAACGAACCCATTTGTCTGCTGAATTGCATACAGCCTACGATGAATTGACAAAAGAGGAAATTGAAGAAAAGCATGTAGAAGTAGCGATTGCGGGACGAATTGTTACAAAGCGCGGAAAAGGGAAAGTCGGTTTTGCACATTTACAAGACAGCCAAGGCCGTATTCAAATTTATGTGCGAAAAGATGCTGTTGGTGAAGAAGATTACAACCTATTTGATCATGCTGACCTAGGTGATATTGTAGGAGTTGTCGGTTCGGTTATGAAAACTAACACAGGGGAAGTAACAGTAAAACCAAGCCAATTTGTTCACTTAACCAAAGCGTTACGTCCCTTGCCAGACAAATTCCACGGGTTGACAAATGTGGAACAGAAATATCGTCAACGTTATTTAGATTTAATCAGTAATCAAGATAGTTTTGAACGCTTTGTAACTCGTAGTCGGGTTGTTTCTGAAGTTCGTCACTATCTAAACGACAGAGGATACTTAGAAGTGGAAACGCCCGTCCTACATAATTTAGCCGGTGGTGCAACTGCAAAACCTTTTGTGACTCATCACAATGCACTGGATATGGAACTGTACATGCGTATTGCTTTAGAGCTTCACTTGAAACGTCTAGTCATTGGTGGCATGGAGAAAGTTTATGAAATTGGTCGTGTCTTCCGTAATGAGGGAATTGATACCACACACAATCCGGAGTTCACTATGATAGAAGTTTATACCGCTTATACCGATTATTATGATGTCATGGAATTGGTTGAAGGTATCTTCCAATATGTTACCGAGAAAGTAAAAGGAACAACTGCCATTACATATGCAGGTACAGAATTAAATATGGCTGGACCGTACGCTCGTATTCATATGGTAGATGCGATTAAAGAAAAAACAGGTGTTGATTTCTGGCAAGAAATGTCAGACGAAGAAGCACGTGCTATCGCTCACGAACATAATGTTCCGATAACGGAGCATATGACATATGGTCATGTGGTGAATGAGTTCTTTGAAATGTTTGTAGAGGATGAATTGGTTCAACCAACCTTTATCTATGGCCACCCAACCGCTATTTCTCCACTTGCGCGTAAAAATGAAAAAGATCCGCGGTTCACCGATCGTTTTGAGTTTTTCGTTGTAGGTAAAGAGTATGCGAATGCTTTTACTGAGTTAACTGATCCAATTGATCAACGCGAACGGTTTGAAGCACAAGCTGTAGAGAAGGAACAGGGAAATGAAGAAGCACATGGTGTGGATGAAGACTTTATCGAAGCGCTAGAACATGGTATGCCGCCAACAGGTGGATTGGGAATTGGTATTGACCGGATGGTGATGCTATTAACAGATAGCCAATCGATTCGCGATATCTTACTCTTCCCAACTATGCGAAACATAGAAGAATAA
- the tuf gene encoding elongation factor Tu has protein sequence MAKEKFDRSKPHVNVGTIGHVDHGKTTLTAAITTVLAKNYGGAAVDYASVDNAPEERERGITINTSHVEYETPARHYAHVDCPGHADYVKNMITGAAQMDGAILVVSAADGPMPQTREHILLSRNVGVPYIVVFLNKMDMVDDEELLELVEMEVRDLLSDYDFPGDDTPVIAGSALKALEGVEEYEAKILELMEAVDTYIPNPVRDTDKPFMMPVEDVFSITGRGTVATGRVERGQIKVGDEVEIVGIEEDVKKSTVTGVEMFRKLLDYAEAGDNIGALLRGVQRDDIQRGQVLAKPGTITPHTKFTAEVYVLSKEEGGRHTPFFSNYRPQFYFRTTDVTGVVELPEGVEMVMPGDNVKMQVELIHPIAIEDGTRFSVREGGRTVGSGVVSTIDG, from the coding sequence ATGGCTAAAGAAAAATTCGACCGTTCAAAACCCCATGTTAACGTTGGGACTATTGGACACGTTGACCACGGTAAAACAACTCTAACAGCAGCAATCACAACAGTTTTGGCTAAAAACTACGGTGGAGCAGCAGTTGACTACGCATCAGTAGATAACGCTCCAGAAGAAAGAGAACGTGGAATTACAATTAACACTTCTCACGTAGAATACGAAACACCTGCTCGTCACTATGCTCACGTGGACTGCCCAGGTCACGCGGACTACGTTAAGAACATGATTACTGGTGCTGCACAAATGGACGGCGCTATCTTAGTTGTATCTGCAGCTGATGGTCCAATGCCACAAACTCGTGAACATATCCTATTGTCACGTAACGTTGGTGTTCCATACATCGTTGTTTTCTTGAACAAAATGGACATGGTTGACGACGAAGAATTGCTTGAATTAGTAGAAATGGAAGTTCGCGATCTATTATCTGACTACGACTTCCCTGGTGATGACACTCCAGTTATTGCTGGTTCTGCATTGAAAGCTCTAGAAGGCGTTGAAGAATACGAAGCTAAAATCCTAGAATTGATGGAAGCTGTTGATACATACATTCCAAACCCAGTTCGTGATACAGACAAACCATTCATGATGCCAGTTGAGGACGTATTCTCAATTACTGGTCGTGGTACTGTAGCAACAGGACGTGTAGAACGTGGACAAATCAAAGTCGGAGACGAAGTTGAAATTGTTGGTATCGAAGAAGACGTTAAAAAATCTACTGTAACTGGTGTAGAAATGTTCCGTAAATTGTTGGATTACGCTGAAGCTGGCGACAACATTGGTGCATTGCTACGTGGTGTTCAACGTGATGACATTCAACGTGGACAAGTACTTGCTAAACCAGGTACAATCACACCGCATACTAAATTTACAGCTGAAGTTTATGTACTATCTAAAGAAGAAGGCGGACGTCATACTCCATTCTTCTCAAACTACCGCCCACAATTCTATTTCCGTACAACTGACGTAACTGGTGTTGTTGAGTTACCAGAAGGCGTGGAAATGGTTATGCCTGGCGATAACGTAAAAATGCAAGTTGAATTAATTCACCCAATCGCTATTGAAGACGGAACTCGTTTCTCAGTTCGTGAAGGTGGACGTACAGTAGGATCCGGCGTTGTTTCTACTATCGACGGCTAA
- the rplD gene encoding 50S ribosomal protein L4, with product MPNVSLFKQDGTTNGEVTLNEDIFGIEPNESVIFDAIIMQRASLRQGTHAVKNRSAVRGGGRKPWRQKGTGRARQGSIRSPQWVGGGVVFGPTPRSYQYKLNKKVRRLALKSALSQKVAEGNLIVLDQLTFDAPKTKEFAKVLTNLNVDSKVLVVMDTDNDFATLSARNLPNVTVLGENGLNVLDIVSNNKLVLTQAALSKVEEALQ from the coding sequence ATGCCTAACGTAAGTTTATTTAAACAAGATGGTACAACAAATGGTGAGGTAACATTAAACGAAGATATCTTCGGTATCGAACCAAACGAAAGCGTCATTTTTGATGCAATTATTATGCAACGTGCTTCATTAAGACAAGGAACACACGCAGTTAAAAACCGTAGCGCCGTACGCGGTGGTGGTCGTAAACCATGGCGTCAAAAAGGAACAGGTCGTGCACGTCAAGGATCTATCCGTTCACCACAATGGGTTGGCGGTGGCGTTGTCTTCGGACCAACACCTCGTTCTTACCAATATAAATTAAACAAAAAAGTTCGTCGTTTAGCTCTTAAATCAGCACTTTCACAAAAAGTTGCTGAAGGAAACTTGATTGTATTGGATCAATTAACTTTCGACGCACCAAAAACAAAAGAATTTGCAAAAGTGTTAACGAACTTAAATGTTGACTCCAAAGTATTAGTAGTTATGGATACGGATAACGACTTCGCAACATTGTCAGCACGTAACCTACCTAATGTTACTGTATTGGGAGAAAACGGTCTGAATGTATTAGATATTGTATCTAACAACAAACTAGTTCTAACACAAGCTGCTCTTTCTAAGGTAGAGGAGGCTCTTCAATAA
- the hslO gene encoding Hsp33 family molecular chaperone HslO, which produces MTDYLVKGLAYDSQFRVYAVDATQTVAEAQRRHDTWSASSAALGRAMVGTLLIATTGLKNDDKMTVMINGNGLGGRIVAGANGQGDVRAYIQNPNVSLPLNENGKLDVRAVVGTEGTLSVIKDLGLKEPFTGQVPLVSGELGEDFTYYMVNSEQIPSAVGLSVLVDTDDSIKVAGGFMIQVLPGATDAAISQIEKNIADLPLVSRFMEDGAKPEDVLIKILGKDNVRFIEKMPVQFKCDCSRERFKDGLAAIGREELQTIIEEDHGAEVVCHFCENKYYYDEAELTELLAKI; this is translated from the coding sequence ATGACAGATTATTTAGTAAAAGGGTTGGCTTACGATAGTCAATTCCGTGTATATGCAGTAGATGCTACTCAAACAGTTGCTGAAGCGCAACGACGTCACGATACTTGGAGTGCTTCTTCAGCAGCACTTGGAAGAGCGATGGTAGGAACACTCCTTATCGCAACAACTGGGTTAAAAAATGATGATAAAATGACCGTTATGATTAACGGGAATGGATTAGGCGGTAGAATCGTGGCAGGAGCTAATGGCCAAGGAGACGTGCGTGCTTATATCCAAAACCCAAATGTTAGCTTACCTTTAAATGAAAATGGCAAGTTAGATGTTCGGGCGGTTGTTGGAACGGAAGGAACGTTGTCGGTTATTAAAGACTTAGGGTTAAAAGAACCCTTTACTGGGCAAGTCCCACTTGTAAGTGGGGAGTTAGGAGAAGATTTTACTTATTATATGGTAAACTCCGAACAAATTCCTTCAGCGGTTGGCTTGAGCGTCTTGGTGGATACGGATGACTCCATCAAAGTAGCCGGTGGTTTTATGATTCAAGTCTTACCTGGCGCAACGGATGCAGCCATTAGTCAAATCGAGAAAAACATAGCAGATTTACCGCTTGTGTCACGATTTATGGAAGATGGCGCAAAACCTGAAGATGTTTTAATAAAAATACTAGGTAAAGATAATGTGCGTTTTATTGAAAAAATGCCCGTTCAATTCAAATGTGACTGTTCTCGCGAACGCTTTAAAGACGGACTTGCGGCAATTGGTCGAGAAGAACTCCAAACGATTATTGAAGAAGATCACGGAGCGGAAGTTGTTTGTCATTTCTGTGAGAACAAATACTACTATGATGAAGCAGAACTAACCGAATTATTAGCAAAAATATAA
- the ftsH gene encoding ATP-dependent zinc metalloprotease FtsH produces the protein MKNNKLFKSTGFWILIFLAVVAVVTMVTNGTGTEASQAITTTEFVNELENEEIKEFSMQPGAGVWEVVGEYREEREIANESSAANLILFDDTEATTTAFTTVVLPNDATLGKIGELAEQTNTEITVVEQDQSGAWVSLLFTILPLVIFIFFMYMMMGQGGAKGGGGRNVMNFGKTKNEDVSKTNVKVRFSDVAGAEEEKQELVEVVEFLKDPRRFTALGARIPAGVLLEGPPGTGKTLLAKAVAGEAGVPFFSISGSEFVEMFVGVGASRVRDLFENAKKAAPSIIFIDEIDAVGRQRGAGMGGGHDEREQTLNQLLVEMDGFQGNEGVIVIAATNRSDVLDPALLRPGRFDRQVLVGRPDVKGRKAILKVHARNKPIANDVDLQVIAQQTPGFTGADLENLLNESALVAARRGKTVIDALDIDEAHDRVIAGPAKKDKTISKQERKMVAYHEAGHTVVGMVLSDARTVHKVTIVPRGRAGGYAIMLPKEDRFLMTKTELFEQVVGLLGGRLAEEIVFDAQTTGASNDFQQATNLVRSMVTEYGMSEKLGTVQYEGNSQVFVGRDYGSKRAYSEDIAYQIDSEVRRIMGEAHEEARAIITKHREQLNLIAEKLLELETLDEKTIKSLFETGEMPVEKGDEEYPSESAASFDQAKRALEKKEAKRQEEQEEEHEEEEREEKSSEEE, from the coding sequence ATGAAAAACAATAAACTTTTTAAAAGCACTGGATTCTGGATCCTTATCTTCCTAGCAGTTGTCGCTGTTGTAACAATGGTTACAAATGGTACAGGAACTGAAGCCAGTCAAGCGATTACCACGACAGAATTTGTCAATGAGTTAGAGAACGAAGAAATCAAAGAATTTAGTATGCAGCCAGGCGCAGGTGTTTGGGAGGTTGTAGGGGAATATCGAGAAGAACGTGAAATTGCGAATGAATCAAGCGCAGCCAATCTTATTCTCTTTGATGATACCGAAGCAACTACGACAGCCTTTACGACGGTCGTATTACCAAATGACGCAACGCTAGGTAAAATCGGCGAATTAGCTGAACAAACCAATACTGAAATCACTGTTGTCGAACAAGATCAATCAGGTGCCTGGGTGAGTCTCTTGTTTACAATTCTACCACTTGTTATCTTTATATTCTTTATGTACATGATGATGGGCCAAGGTGGTGCCAAAGGTGGCGGCGGCCGTAACGTTATGAATTTCGGTAAAACGAAAAATGAAGATGTCTCTAAGACAAACGTTAAAGTGCGCTTCTCTGATGTTGCTGGAGCTGAAGAAGAAAAACAAGAATTAGTAGAAGTTGTAGAATTCTTGAAAGATCCACGACGTTTCACAGCACTCGGTGCACGTATTCCCGCAGGTGTTCTTTTAGAAGGGCCACCAGGGACCGGGAAGACACTACTAGCTAAAGCAGTTGCTGGTGAAGCTGGCGTTCCATTCTTCTCCATTTCAGGTTCTGAATTTGTAGAGATGTTTGTTGGGGTTGGAGCAAGTCGTGTTCGTGACTTATTTGAAAATGCTAAAAAAGCTGCACCATCTATTATCTTTATTGATGAAATCGATGCAGTTGGTCGTCAACGTGGCGCTGGTATGGGTGGCGGACATGATGAGCGTGAACAAACCTTAAACCAACTATTGGTTGAGATGGATGGGTTCCAAGGTAACGAAGGTGTGATTGTCATTGCGGCAACCAACCGTTCGGACGTCCTCGATCCCGCTTTGCTTCGCCCAGGTCGTTTCGACCGCCAAGTTTTAGTTGGCCGTCCTGATGTAAAAGGACGAAAAGCAATTCTGAAAGTTCATGCTCGTAACAAGCCAATTGCTAATGATGTTGATTTGCAAGTCATCGCGCAACAAACTCCAGGATTTACTGGAGCAGATTTAGAAAACTTATTAAATGAGTCAGCTTTAGTAGCAGCACGACGTGGTAAAACGGTTATTGATGCTCTTGATATTGATGAAGCACACGACCGAGTTATTGCTGGACCTGCTAAAAAGGATAAAACAATCAGTAAGCAAGAGCGTAAGATGGTAGCCTATCACGAAGCGGGTCATACCGTAGTTGGAATGGTCTTGAGCGACGCCCGAACGGTTCACAAAGTTACAATTGTGCCGCGTGGACGTGCTGGTGGCTATGCAATTATGCTTCCAAAAGAAGACCGTTTCTTGATGACGAAAACTGAGCTGTTTGAGCAAGTTGTTGGACTTCTAGGTGGACGTTTAGCTGAAGAGATTGTCTTTGACGCTCAAACAACCGGTGCAAGTAATGACTTCCAACAAGCGACAAACTTGGTTCGAAGTATGGTTACTGAATATGGGATGAGTGAAAAACTAGGTACCGTTCAATATGAAGGAAATAGCCAGGTTTTTGTAGGCCGTGATTACGGCTCTAAACGCGCTTATTCTGAAGATATTGCTTACCAAATTGATTCCGAAGTTCGCCGTATCATGGGAGAAGCCCACGAAGAAGCACGAGCTATCATTACCAAACATCGTGAACAACTCAACCTGATTGCTGAAAAACTTCTTGAACTTGAGACCTTGGATGAGAAAACAATCAAGAGCCTTTTTGAGACAGGCGAAATGCCAGTTGAAAAAGGTGATGAAGAATACCCAAGTGAATCAGCAGCTTCATTTGATCAAGCCAAACGTGCTTTAGAAAAAAAAGAAGCAAAACGTCAAGAAGAGCAAGAAGAGGAACATGAAGAAGAAGAACGAGAAGAGAAATCTTCCGAAGAAGAATAG